The following coding sequences are from one Nicotiana tabacum cultivar K326 chromosome 1, ASM71507v2, whole genome shotgun sequence window:
- the LOC107785368 gene encoding protein INAPERTURATE POLLEN1-like, which yields MDAVIRQIVEEIKQDIIEAFELKLDELIDKYDRELEEINSKLDTLVMYARFDNLADEDARPSEINQPKFLFFFLFFNTALFGFKKSSKPFKEYYSKWFKTLKNVHLPQLRHAMSSSSTAGPILLASHVEVMHRHILNYYEALDLAAANDVAQVLFPDWRNPLEKPFLLLGDLHPYLFINLLRSFLGDDSESEFESEFNPEIFDKQLNWHVVMAWKSPSKKLTTRVDQIECGLRLMVPALVARARDAQAAFVEKVAGEWGRFEGKKEEMKGVVVEAAAAEMEELVGVFVDANRLRRSVLSDILSVTDVYQAAVFLEGLAQFLVGLRNRELVRQFEKCSLELQLIAEVSA from the exons atggatGCTGTCATCAGGCAAATAGTGGAAGAAATCAAGCAAGACATTATAGAGGCTTTTGAGCTGAAACTGGATGAGCTCATAGACAAGTACGACAGGGAGCTGGAAGAAATTAACAGCAAGCTTGATACGCTTGTGATGTATGCAAGATTTGATAATCTTGCTGATGAAGATGCTCGTCCATCTG aaattaaTCAACCaaagttccttttttttttccttttttttaatacaGCTCTTTTTGGGTTCAAGAAATCGTCAAAACCATTCAAAGAATATTACAGTAAATGGTTCAAGACGCTCAAGAACGTTCACCTCCCTCAGCTCCGTCACGCCATGTCATCATCTTCCACGGCGGGCCCCATTCTCTTAGCTTCCCACGTTGAGGTCATGCACCGTCACATCCTTAATTACTATGAAGCCCTCGACCTCGCCGCCGCAAACGACGTCGCTCAGGTCCTTTTTCCCGACTGGCGTAACCCTTTAGAGAAACCATTCCTCTTGCTCGGTGACCTTCACCCTTATCTCTTCATAAATCTCCTCCGTTCATTTCTTGGTGATGACTCGGAATCCGAATTCGAATCCGAATTTAACCCGGAAATATTCGACAAACAGCTTAATTGGCACGTGGTAATGGCATGGAAGAGCCCGAGTAAGAAATTGACGACGAGGGTCGATCAGATAGAGTGTGGTTTAAGGCTAATGGTACCTGCACTGGTGGCGCGTGCGAGAGACGCGCAGGCGGCGTTTGTAGAGAAAGTGGCGGGTGAATGGGGGAGGTTTGAAGGGAAAAAAGAGGAGATGAAAGGGGTTGTGGTGGAAGCTGCGGCGGCGGAGATGGAGGAGTTAGTGGGTGTTTTTGTGGACGCGAATAGGCTGCGGAGGAGCGTGCTTTCCGATATACTGAGTGTGACGGACGTTTATCAGGCGGCGGTTTTTCTTGAAGGGTTagctcaattccttgttgggttaCGGAATCGTGAATTAGTCCGTCAATTTGAGAAGTGTTCTTTGGAATTACAGTTGATTGCTGAAGTCAGTGCATAG